DNA from Nitrospira sp.:
TTCACTCACTTACGACTGTGTGAATAACATTGATCTTGGCCAACTGGCGGCGCTAACATATCTGCGATGAGTTTACTTGCTCGTATCACGATCAATCCCGCGCAGTGTGGAGGTCGTCCCTGTATTCGCGGCATGCGGATCCGAGTGAAAGACGTCCTCGACCTGCTTGCTGCGGGCGTGGCACCGGAGACCATCCTGCATGACTATCCCTATCTTGAGAAAGAAGATATTCAGGCAACCCTAGAGTTTGCCGCCGCCCAGTCAGATCACGTCATGCTTCGTGCCGGATGAACTTCCTGATTGATGCTCAACTCCCTCCAGCATTGTCTCAGCTCATCATATCTCTCGGTCATGGAGCCGTTCACGTCGAAGAAGCAGGAATACTCTTCGCAACGGATCAGGCGATCTGGGATTATGCTGTCGCCAATACCCAGACCATCATCACAAAGGATGAGGACTTTAAGAACATCCTCTTGCTTGCCTCCACGCCGACAACGCCCGTGGTCTGGGTCCGAATCGGAAAC
Protein-coding regions in this window:
- a CDS encoding DUF5615 family PIN-like protein, yielding MNFLIDAQLPPALSQLIISLGHGAVHVEEAGILFATDQAIWDYAVANTQTIITKDEDFKNILLLASTPTTPVVWVRIGNCSNAALIEWFQPLFPHVLTHLQKGEMLIELY
- a CDS encoding DUF433 domain-containing protein — encoded protein: MSLLARITINPAQCGGRPCIRGMRIRVKDVLDLLAAGVAPETILHDYPYLEKEDIQATLEFAAAQSDHVMLRAG